Part of the Zerene cesonia ecotype Mississippi chromosome 3, Zerene_cesonia_1.1, whole genome shotgun sequence genome is shown below.
GGCGAAATATCAGAAAGTGTTTACTTGTCAACCTCTAGAGAAAATGAGGAGAATCGTTCGGTAGTAAGATAAGTTTTCGATTTGGGCCTATTTTTGTCGtctatcttattttttacatgatttcaatatttttttaacaaaatattcaaaaactataatatttgaagtatagcgtttattatttcaagccttatgaaataaatatcgttGGGATTATGGAAACCCATTTTTTCATACCTATACTGAAACTGaagcgctaatctcaggaactactgaaccgatctcaataattctttcaccgttggatatcgACATGATTCCTAATTCCATTTatatactagttgcgcccctcggtttcacccgcgtaaatccgtatcccgttggaatatcggaataaaaaattacctatatgttattccagttttccagctgtctacgtaccaaatttcattgccatcggttcagtagtttttgcgagaaagagTAACGAAGACCCaaacatcctaacaaactttcgcatttataatattcgtagaataggataggatatgtttaggcaaagccggggcggatcgctagtttCGAATATTGTAGATCATAAGAGTTCattttcttattctttttattttatgtgtttgtaagttttttttccaATGAAAGAGCAATTTTTAGAACCGTGGGTCAATTGGAAGAGGCATTACTAATTAAGTATCATTTTAAGTAAGGAATGCGcaggtaattaatataacatataatgaaTATCTCGATTCGCCCTGCTCTGTTTATTCATACTCAATTACACGGTAAGTGTGATTTTAATTACGACATTACTGTGCAAAATATTTACCTTATTATCGGACCTTTTATCTGCCAATCAAAAACACAACGTATTGCTgtcaatttaaagttatttttatattgacacAAAGTCCAATGTGGTAGGTTGATGACGAAATCTGCAAAAGGGGTCAAAAGGATTGTatcgacatttatttatcaataaatcgaTATATCAATTTCGTTTATAATTCGATACTGTAAAGGCTTCTcgatgttattaattattttttcgttaaatgttatgatattaatttttaatgcggTGGTCATAACATATGAACGTTTTGTATCAATCGATATTTAATCGAAATTGTAccattgatttaaattaaaaatagtgttATTTAACAACAGTGACATTAAATCTAtgctagctgtgacccgcggttgaaaccgcgtaagtccgtatcccgtaggaatatctgtataaaaagtgcctatgtgttatttcagtaaataacaaaaaatagtattattattcaccaatagatgtcaggaaaaaaaaaacacgaataaaacacgaatatgacattttctaaaaaaaattcctagctagatcgatttatcgcccccgaaaccccctatatactaaatttcatgaaaatcgttggagccgattccgagattccaattatatatatatatatatatatatatatacaagaattgctcgtttaaaggtataagatatgatAAGTTCTATATACATACGTAGTAGAAAGCAGTGTTTGTTACTAAACTGTTTTTGACGAGATTTGCAGTATAATAGCTTGTGTATCACGATAACTTAacttaatgatattataaactacaATATATACACCTCAATATGAATGAaggtttcataatatttaacctGTACCTTCATTTCTACAGAATCTCTTAATATGCtagtaattattacaattaaatactttgCAATAAACTGTATCAGTCCCAAGTTACTCTCTGTGCTGCTGTTTCATGCTTTTTACACTCTCTTTTAATCTAGATTCGTAAAGTTATGGgaatttttcacaattttaataaccGCACACCGTACATACTTGggttaaatataaaccttGTGTTTTAAACTGTTCTTGAAAATTATTCGAcaatgattttctttattattttgtgggtCGAAATTTCACCAGGACGccatttcataaaaacataataaatgtgcACACTACAGAAATGTGGCTCCATAAATAACcacgaataaaaatacatttgagtTAATAAACTGAGTGCAGTTGcatataattgataataattcatttaaatggcCGAGGCGGTTACGGCCCGTAACCTTTTGATGGCAATCTTACGAAATCGTGCTTCACGTGAATCTTTATTAGACTTTTTGTATGCAACGCCTGAGCTATGCATCGTATATACTGTCAGAtgtgattatataataatgtaaataaataacttcctCATTCTTCCCAAtctattcctttatttaaGTCGTCAGTTTCCTTCGTGAAGAAGATTACAGGAATAAGGGTATGATAAAAGCAGACGACGCGTTCGCAGcggccctacctctgcaaatgttcatgggtggtggtgatcgcttatcatcaggcgattCCAGCTCTGGAGCCCGCTACGTAACACAAATGTAtcgaaaataaagaaacaatttaaaaatacatacatttatcaagAAGGTTTGATTATTTAGGTTCTATTTTCGATTTCCATTCGGgaataaaacaaactcaaataaatactttgaaTGAAAAAAGCTTATTTTTACCTATAACCTACCTCAATAgactcaattattattaattattgtaatcattgtaACTATGAAACGAATGTcaataaaaactgaaaaaactttttttcataataatatttttttaatctatcctaatatataattattaaaatgaataagcccacttataaataattttatagataaccGTCATTtgacatacaataaataaggaTGGATATGTTTTGTTGACAGCCTTGTCAAAGCTGATAAGCATCTAGTGGAATTgcacaaaattaaacaatttatcatttaaacacGGCGTATTTAGGACACGttacaaaaaagtatatttcatgtttgtgtaatattataatatcatcgAAAAGCATCTGCACATACATCTTCGCAATTTGCAGAAAGTATTTCTGTGGACTGATATTTTGGATATATGAGAAAAAGCGAGTTGAGTTGAGTTTCCTTCCGACCTTTTAAAAGAATAAGCATAGAGCATGTTTTCAAACTGTCTCAGAAacaggtattttatttatttctcgcGCGCTCGCCTCGTCTCGAATCCCCGAATAATCAACTAAGGCCGAAATCCTAACCACTGCGCGACCACAAGTCTTTTTCCGCACGGATAACCACCTTTTAACATAACATGTATATGaaagacttttaaaataaaagacacgTCCAATTTCAGCTTCTTAAAACAGCCCTATTAAACATGCATTCGTAAGCTACCACAATGGTCAATAAAAATCACCATATTTGtctaattactttattaacgATGCAGTTACATCACGCTTGCGGCTTGAACAGCTAATTTGTCTGCTCAAATATCTCACCAACATGTCTGTTATATTAATCGTTGTAAACTTCTTTATGGTTGATTTGAAATGTACgtgttttctttcaatttttttttcattctttgATCCTTTTCTTATACCGAAGGGCAGGACCACACCACCTTACCACAGATAACGAGAAATTGTGGTCTGTTCACGGtggaataacaaaaaaaaatacatcagtatatatagtatactcGTGGATCATCCAGGATAAAAACGTACACCgcatgtaaaaaaatacatatccgataaaaaaaactatgaagagctcaaactatctttatagaaaatttcatccaaatcgattcagtggttaTGACGTGAAAAAAGACAGCCAGGGTCACTTtcgtgtttattataatagtagggATTTTATCATATGACTGACAGCTTCAATATGCCTATTGTTATCTTAAGCAATATAAATCTGTGTGGTAGATGGTAACCCATGACTTGCTATTCCATTGTAGTCATAGTTTAGGTATGAGGTATTGCACAAACATTTGAATAGATTGCTCCATATtgcaattattgtaaaatagaactttattaatttatgtatagtCAGCTTTTACAAGGGCTTATGAGAAGTCCAATAATATCTTCAAccaatttagtttattgtattacatcgataaaaatacctttttcaaatgtaatttattttatacaatagaattttcatgaaatttatatgtgGCTTTCTAACGTCTAAGTCCCGATGCCGAATCGCAGCCTTTATCTTCTATTAAActtgaattaattatgtttatacattCAATATACACTTAACTCATTTGCAATTATGTACAGAGATTATGTAGgattaaaatgattaacatTAGATCTAATCTCGCCGCTCTATTTAACCGATAAACGGTTACATCtatcaatcaataaaaacttatgtAAATCGCACATGTCTATTATATTGACGTGAGCCGATCGCAAAAAGCATAACTGTTTCGCAGAGTTGCGTAAAACCGCCCCTGTTACGAAATTTCGcgataatttttcaatatataaaagcttACATGACTCTTCGGAAATCAGTTGAACCCTGTAAGCGAcgaaaaatgttgaaaattgTAAGTAGTTCTTGATTTAAGCGTTTGGCCTTATATTGGAGTCATTAAGAATATACGANNNNNNNNNNNNNNNNNNNNNNNNNNNNNNNNNNNNNNNNNNNNNNNNNNNNNNNNNNNNNNNNNNNNNNNNNNNNNNNNNNNNNNNNNNNNNNNNNNNNNNNNNNNNNNNNNNNNNNNNNNNNNNNNNNNNNNNNNNNNNNNNNNNNNNNNNNNNNNNNNNNNNNNNNNNNNNNNNNNNNNNNNNNNNNNNNNNNNNNNNNNNNNNNNNNNNNNNNNNNNNNNNNNNNNNNNNNNNNNNNNNNNNNNNNNNNNNNNNNNNNNNNNNNNNNNNNNNNNNNNNNNNNNNNNNNNNNNNNNNNNNNNNNNNNNNNNNNNNNNNNNNNNNNNNNNNNNNNNNNNNNNNNNNNNNNNNNNNNNNNNNNNNNNNNNNNNNNNNNNNNNNNNNNNNNNNNNNNNNNNNNNNNNNNNNNNNNNNNNNNNNNNNNNNNNNNNNNNNNNNNNNNNNNNNNNNNNNNNNNNNNNNNNNNNNNNNNNNNNNNNNNNNNNNNNNNNNNNNNNNNNNNNNNNNNNNNNNNNNNNNNNNNNNNNNNNNNNNNNNNNNNNNNNNNNNNNNNNNNNNNNNNNNNNNNNNNNNNNNNNNNNNNNNNNNNNNNNNNNNNNNNNNNNNNNNNNNNNNNNNNNNNNNNNNNNNNNNNNNNNNNNNNNNNNNNNNNNNNNNNNNNNNNNNNNNNNNNNNNNNNNNNNNNNNNNNNNNNNNNNNNNNNNNNNNNNNNNNNNNNNNNNNNNNNNNNNNNNNNNNNNNNNNNNNNNNNNNNNNNNNNNNNNNNNNNNNNNNNNNNNNNNNNNNNNNNNNNNNNNNNNNNNNNNNNNNNNNNNNNNNNNNNNNNNNNNNNNNNNNNNNNNNNNNNNNNNNNNNNNNNNNNNNNNNNNNNNNNNNNNNNNNNNNNNNNNNNNNNNNNNNNNNNNNNNNNNNNNNNNNNNNNNNNNNNNNNNNNNNNNNNNNNNNNNNNNNNNNNNNNNNNNNNNNNNNNNNNNNNNNNNNNNNNNNNNNNNNNNNNAcgaaaaatgttgaaaattgTAAGTAGTTCTTGATTTAAGCGTTTGGCCTTATATTGGAGTCATTAAGAATATACGAGCCGTTTAAAACGCGTTACTATAAATAGAAAGTAAAATTATCCACCTTCTTACTTGTGAtatctgttaaaatttttatagattcaCATAACAGGATAAGACATTTACTGTGACTTAAAGCAGGACTAATTCCAGGGGTAAACGGAGAGCTGTATAGATCGAATAGCATCACATTCCCACGCTGgtattagtactgctttatgACGGGACGCTAGCCCCTTTGTTAATTAtgtcagttatttatttagatttcgatgtatatttaatcttctactatataaaaatgagtcgggttttccttcctgacgctataactccagataGCACGAActgatttccacggttttgcattcgttggaaaggtctcgggctccgtgaggtttatagcaaagaaaattcaggaaaaattttaacagaaaagcgggaaaaacgaagccatctggtggcgaaacggagttcgccgcgTTTGCTAGttagctataaataaaacacagatttgaaagtttataatttggtcattacataaataatttcaatacgtttaattaatcattgcgataatatttatttttataaatattataagttataacatttaatattatcatgaatataatatgttgttaGAATTTACTACCTAAGCCTTGTAATGTtgaatcatttatatattttactagcggtcAACCCGGCTTCGCCTCTGGTCATGTATGGGCTATATTCTCAGGAACAGAAAATAGAAGGTAAAAGAAGAATCCTTTAcgcaaatgtatttatttcagattatCCTCTCGCTCGTTGGTTGCGCGGTCTGCGCGCCCTACGATGCCTACGTGCCTCTAGCCAAGACGACTCTCACCTCCAGCAGTCATGCAGTCGACCACGGCAGCACTCACATCGTCCCCGCCATCCCCTTAGCCAAAACAACACTCACGCAAAGTTCCCAAATCGTCGACCACGGAAGCAGTCACATTGTGCACGCACCCTTACATATCCCTGTAGCTAAGACCACGTCCACACACAGCAACCAAGTGATCAACCATGGTTTTTATCATGCTGTACACCCCTTAATTCATGAGGTGGCAATGGTTGAACACCACCCCATTGTTTTCCCAGCGACTTCAATATATTCATACAAGACCCCCGACTCCGCTATCACACACCACTCTTCGGAGGTCCACGAAACTGTACCTTATTATGcgtatcattaaattaaatttacccTGTTACgtttgtgttttattctatttgtttCTTGTGGATGAAACATACCGTCCTGGTCTATTAAATGTCATTTTTGTTTGCAAAAACAGCTCATCTGGTCTCTACGAAATTTAACATAgagctttattattatttgtattaattatcttatttgtaTCAATGTTCCCTAATAATTTACGAATAAAGTTATAGTCATAACTGAATGCAGACA
Proteins encoded:
- the LOC119836106 gene encoding uncharacterized protein LOC119836106; this encodes MLKIIILSLVGCAVCAPYDAYVPLAKTTLTSSSHAVDHGSTHIVPAIPLAKTTLTQSSQIVDHGSSHIVHAPLHIPVAKTTSTHSNQVINHGFYHAVHPLIHEVAMVEHHPIVFPATSIYSYKTPDSAITHHSSEVHETVPYYAYH